One segment of Meriones unguiculatus strain TT.TT164.6M chromosome 3, Bangor_MerUng_6.1, whole genome shotgun sequence DNA contains the following:
- the Ltv1 gene encoding protein LTV1 homolog: MPHRKKKPFIDKKNALSFHLVHRSQRDPLAADETAPQRVLLPAQKVNNEERRAEQRKYGVFFDDDYDYLQHLKEPSGPGELIPSTAFSTYNHDEQDETSGFPSTGIKLPSSVFASEFEEDVGLLNKAAPISGPRLDFDPDIVAALDDDFDFDDPENLLEDDFILQANKPMGGERMESESEDGNEWEDVDNEEGSDDGCSSADPLSDGGEVSVPCSPQETIKKHLFWEEETKSRFTEYSMTSSVMRRNEQLTLHDERFEKFYEQYDDVEIGALDNAELEGSIQVDSSRLQEVLNDYYKEKAENCVKLNTLEPFEDQDLPMNELDESEKEEIVTVVLQEAKEKWDCESVCSTYSNLYNHPQLIKYEPKPKQIHLSSKTGIPLNVLPKKGLTAKQVERMQMINGSDLPKVSTQPRSRNESKEDRRARKQAIKEERKERRVEKKANKLAFKLEKRRQEKELLNLKKNIEGIKL; the protein is encoded by the exons ATG cctcacagaaagaaaaagcccTTTATAGATAAGAAGAATGCTCTGTCTTTTCACCTGGTACACCGGAGCCAGCGAGATCCCTTAGCAGCGGATGAGACTGCACCCCAGAGAGTTCTGTTGCCAGCACAGAAG GTAAATAATGAAGAAAGACGAGCAGAACAGAGGAAGTATGGTGTCTTCTTCGATGATGACTACGACTACTTGCAACACCTGAAGGAGCCTTCTGGGCCTGGAGAGCTTATTCCCAGCACCGCCTTCAGCACATACAACCATGATGAGCAAGATGAAACCTCAGGCTTTCCA agcacTGGAATTAAATTGCCTTCATCAGTGTTTGCATCAGAGTTTGAGGAAGATGTTGGATTGTTAAACAAAGCGGCTCCAATTTCAG gCCCTCGACTAGATTTTGATCCTGACATTGTTGCTGCTCTTGATGACGATTTTGACTTTGATGATCCAGAAAACCTTCTTGAAGATGACTTCATTCTTCAGGCCAACAAGccaatgggaggagagaggat GGAATCAGAGAGTGAAGATGGCAATGAATGGGAAGATGTGGACAATGAGGAAGGGAGTGATGATGGCTGTAGCTCTGCAGACCCACTGTCAGATGGAGGTGAGGTATCTGTCCCATGTTCACCTCAGGAAACCATCAAAAAGCACCTgttttgggaagaggaaaccaaAAGCCGTTTCACAGAATACTCCATGACATCGTCAGTCATGAGGAGAAATGAACAGCTGACTCTGCATGATGAGAGGTTTGAGAAG TTTTATGAACAATATGATGACGTTGAAATTGGAGCTCTGGATAATGCAGAATTGGAAGGTTCCATTCAAGTAGACAGCAGTCGGTTGCAGGAAGTTTTGAATGACTACTAcaaggagaaggcagagaa TTGTGTAAAATTGAATACTCTTGAGCCTTTTGAGGATCAAGATCTGCCAATGAATGAGCTTGATGAATCTGAAAAGGAAGAAATCGTTACTGTAGTTCTTCAGGAAGCCAAAGAGAAGTGGGATTGTGAATCTGTTTGCA GTACATACTCCAATTTATACAATCATCCACAGCTTATCAAATATGAACCAAAG CCCAAACAAATCCACCTATCTTCTAAAACGGGAATACCTCTCAATGTTTTACCTAAGAAAGGCCTCACGGCAAAGCAGGTTGAACGAATGCAGATGATCAATGGCAGTGATCTGCCCAAGGTGTCTACCCAGCCACGTTCCAGAAATGAAAGCAAAGAGGACAGAAGAGCAAGAAAGCAAGCCATAAAGGAGGAGCGGAAG GAACGAAGAGTTGAAAAGAAAGCTAACAAGCTAGCATTCAAACTGGAGAAAAGAAGGCAAGAAAAGGAGCTGCTGAACTTGAAGAAAAATATTGAGGGGATAAAGCTATAG